Proteins found in one Flavobacterium channae genomic segment:
- the lipB gene encoding lipoyl(octanoyl) transferase LipB has translation MNKKVILQDLGNKDYKDTWDYQEQLFKEIVDIKVSNRREESNLPTPNYFLYVEHPHVYTLGKSGDISNLLLSEKQLESKGATFYKINRGGDITYHGPGQIVGYPILDLENFFTDIHKYLRLLEESIILTLAEYGLKGTRSEGETGVWFDVGTPFARKICAMGVRASRWVTMHGFALNVNADLGYFDNIIPCGIKGKAVTSMHAELNRYVDEQEVKEKILKHFQNLFEAQIISAE, from the coding sequence ATGAATAAGAAAGTAATTTTACAAGATTTAGGTAATAAAGACTATAAAGATACTTGGGATTATCAAGAACAATTGTTCAAGGAAATAGTCGATATAAAAGTAAGTAATAGGAGAGAGGAGTCAAATTTGCCAACTCCTAATTATTTTTTATATGTTGAACATCCTCATGTTTATACTCTTGGTAAAAGTGGTGATATTTCAAATTTACTGCTTTCTGAAAAACAGCTAGAATCAAAGGGGGCGACTTTTTACAAAATTAATAGAGGAGGTGATATAACTTATCATGGCCCTGGCCAAATTGTAGGATATCCAATTTTAGATTTAGAGAACTTCTTTACAGATATACATAAATATCTACGCTTGCTTGAAGAGTCTATTATTTTGACTTTAGCAGAATATGGATTGAAAGGAACAAGGAGCGAGGGAGAAACAGGTGTGTGGTTTGATGTGGGTACACCATTTGCTAGAAAAATTTGTGCCATGGGAGTTCGTGCTTCTCGCTGGGTAACGATGCATGGTTTTGCATTAAATGTAAATGCAGATTTAGGATATTTTGATAATATTATACCATGTGGAATTAAAGGCAAAGCAGTAACTTCAATGCATGCCGAATTAAATAGGTATGTAGACGAGCAAGAAGTAAAAGAAAAAATTCTTAAACATTTTCAAAATTTATTTGAAGCCCAAATAATTTCGGCTGAATAA
- the lysS gene encoding lysine--tRNA ligase, whose amino-acid sequence MQLSEQEIIRRDKLNALRELGINPYPADLFPVNHTSKQVKENFEEGKKVILAGRLMSVRDQGKASFAELQDSEGRIQLYFNRDVICEGEDKTLYNQVFKKLTDLGDFIGIEGELFMTKVGAMCVRVDDFKMLSKTLKPLPLPKTDEEGHVFDAFTDPELRYRMRYVDLVVNPQVKEVFMKRTKLFTAMRTFFNEAGYMEVETPVLQSIPGGAAARPFITHHNSLDIPLYMRIANELYLKRLIVGGFDGVYEFSKNFRNEGMDRTHNPEFTAMEIYVAYKDYNWMMEMTENLLEYCALQVNGTTKATFGEHEVDFKAPYARVTMTDAIKQFTGFDITGKSEDELREAAKSMGIEVNDTMGKGKLIDEIFGEKCEGNFIQPTFITDYPKEMSPLCKSHRDNPELTERFELMVCGKEIANAYSELNDPIDQRERFEAQMALAAKGDDEANGIIDEDFLRALEYGMPPTSGLGIGMDRLIMFLTNNQSIQEVLFFPQMRPEKKGPELTEDEKHVIEILKANEGISIGDLKEKTGLSGKKWDAASKGISKHGLMKIKVDGENKIAEYLGK is encoded by the coding sequence ATGCAACTTTCGGAACAAGAAATCATTAGAAGAGACAAACTAAACGCTTTACGCGAATTAGGTATCAACCCTTATCCTGCGGATTTATTCCCTGTAAATCATACTTCAAAGCAAGTGAAGGAAAATTTTGAAGAAGGTAAGAAGGTTATTTTGGCTGGACGTTTAATGAGTGTTCGCGATCAAGGAAAAGCTTCTTTTGCTGAATTACAAGACAGCGAAGGAAGAATTCAGTTGTATTTCAATCGTGATGTAATTTGCGAAGGTGAAGACAAAACATTGTATAATCAAGTTTTTAAAAAATTAACTGATTTAGGAGATTTCATCGGAATTGAAGGTGAATTATTCATGACAAAAGTTGGCGCAATGTGCGTTCGTGTGGATGATTTTAAAATGTTAAGTAAAACATTAAAACCGCTTCCTCTTCCTAAAACAGATGAAGAAGGTCATGTATTTGATGCATTCACTGATCCTGAATTACGTTACAGAATGCGTTATGTTGACTTAGTAGTTAACCCACAAGTTAAAGAAGTTTTCATGAAAAGAACTAAACTTTTCACAGCAATGAGAACGTTCTTCAATGAAGCAGGTTATATGGAAGTGGAAACTCCGGTTTTACAATCGATTCCTGGTGGAGCTGCAGCTCGTCCGTTTATTACACATCACAATAGTTTAGATATTCCATTATATATGAGAATCGCTAACGAATTATATTTAAAAAGATTAATCGTTGGTGGATTTGACGGTGTTTACGAATTTTCGAAAAACTTCCGTAACGAAGGAATGGACAGAACGCACAATCCAGAATTTACTGCAATGGAAATTTATGTAGCTTACAAAGACTACAACTGGATGATGGAAATGACTGAAAATTTATTAGAATATTGTGCTTTACAAGTAAATGGAACTACAAAAGCTACTTTTGGAGAACACGAAGTAGATTTTAAAGCGCCTTATGCAAGAGTAACGATGACCGATGCTATCAAACAATTCACAGGTTTTGACATTACTGGAAAATCGGAAGATGAATTACGCGAAGCTGCAAAATCTATGGGAATTGAAGTAAACGACACCATGGGTAAAGGAAAATTAATTGATGAAATTTTTGGTGAGAAATGTGAAGGCAACTTCATACAACCTACTTTCATTACCGATTATCCAAAAGAAATGTCTCCATTGTGTAAATCGCATAGAGATAATCCTGAATTAACTGAGCGTTTTGAATTAATGGTTTGTGGGAAAGAAATTGCAAATGCTTATTCGGAATTAAACGACCCTATCGATCAAAGAGAACGTTTTGAAGCTCAAATGGCTTTAGCGGCTAAAGGTGACGATGAAGCAAACGGAATTATTGATGAAGATTTCTTAAGAGCTTTAGAATATGGAATGCCACCAACATCTGGTTTAGGAATTGGAATGGATCGTTTGATTATGTTCTTAACGAATAACCAATCGATTCAAGAAGTGTTGTTTTTCCCACAAATGCGACCAGAGAAAAAAGGTCCAGAATTAACAGAAGATGAGAAACATGTAATTGAAATCTTAAAAGCTAACGAAGGAATTTCTATAGGAGATTTAAAAGAAAAAACTGGATTAAGCGGAAAAAAATGGGATGCTGCCAGCAAAGGAATCAGCAAACACGGATTAATGAAAATAAAAGTAGACGGTGAAAATAAAATTGCCGAATATCTTGGAAAATAA
- the hemL gene encoding glutamate-1-semialdehyde 2,1-aminomutase — protein MLYKRSSELFVEANKVIPGGVNSPVRAFKGVGGTPIFVKEAKGAYLYDEDGNRLIDYINSWGPMILGHAYEPVVNAVVEKAKKGTSFGMPTELETKIAELAVAMVPSIDKIRFVNSGTEACMSAIRLARGYTKRDKIIKFSGCYHGHSDSFLIAAGSGLSTFGVPNSPGVTEGTAKDTLLASYNDIENVKALFEANKNEIAAVIIEPVAGNMGCIPPLKGFLEDLRAVCTQNDTLLIFDEVMTGFRLAKGGAQELFGIKADIACFGKVIGGGLPVGAFAAREEIMNFLAPLGPVYQAGTLSGNPLAMAAGYEMLKSLNSDNEIFTRLDEKTAYLENGIRRVLTEENIDFTINRVGSMISVHFDKNAVYDFSTAKNGDNETFKKFFHGLLKRGVYIAPSAYETWFITDALTYEDLNFTIAAIKETAKEL, from the coding sequence ATGTTGTATAAAAGAAGTAGCGAACTATTTGTTGAAGCTAATAAAGTGATTCCTGGTGGTGTAAATTCGCCGGTAAGAGCATTTAAAGGAGTTGGTGGAACTCCAATTTTTGTGAAAGAAGCTAAAGGTGCTTATTTGTATGATGAAGATGGAAATCGACTAATCGATTATATTAATTCTTGGGGACCTATGATTTTAGGACATGCTTATGAGCCTGTTGTAAATGCGGTTGTTGAGAAAGCAAAAAAGGGAACTTCTTTTGGAATGCCAACGGAATTAGAAACTAAAATTGCAGAATTAGCAGTTGCAATGGTTCCGAGTATTGATAAAATTCGTTTTGTTAATTCGGGTACAGAAGCTTGTATGAGCGCTATTCGTTTGGCAAGAGGTTACACAAAAAGAGATAAGATAATTAAATTTTCGGGTTGTTATCATGGCCATTCCGATTCTTTTTTAATTGCAGCTGGAAGTGGTTTAAGTACGTTTGGAGTACCAAATAGTCCTGGGGTTACTGAAGGTACTGCCAAAGATACATTGTTAGCTTCTTATAACGATATTGAAAATGTAAAAGCATTATTTGAAGCGAACAAAAATGAGATTGCAGCTGTAATTATTGAACCTGTAGCAGGAAACATGGGTTGTATACCTCCGTTAAAAGGTTTTTTAGAAGATTTAAGAGCAGTTTGTACTCAAAATGACACTTTGCTTATTTTTGATGAAGTAATGACTGGTTTTCGATTAGCTAAAGGTGGTGCACAAGAGTTATTTGGGATAAAAGCTGATATTGCTTGTTTCGGAAAAGTTATTGGTGGTGGATTACCAGTAGGTGCTTTTGCTGCTAGAGAAGAAATTATGAATTTTTTAGCGCCTTTAGGACCAGTTTATCAAGCAGGAACTTTGTCTGGAAATCCTTTAGCAATGGCAGCTGGATATGAGATGTTGAAATCGTTAAATTCTGATAATGAAATTTTCACTCGTTTGGATGAAAAAACAGCTTATTTGGAAAATGGCATCAGAAGAGTTTTAACAGAAGAAAATATTGATTTTACAATTAATAGAGTAGGGTCAATGATTTCTGTTCATTTTGATAAAAACGCTGTTTACGATTTTTCAACTGCTAAAAATGGAGATAATGAAACCTTTAAAAAGTTCTTTCACGGTTTGTTGAAAAGAGGAGTTTACATTGCTCCATCGGCTTATGAAACTTGGTTTATAACCGATGCTTTAACTTATGAAGATTTAAATTTTACTATTGCAGCAATTAAAGAAACTGCAAAAGAATTATAA
- a CDS encoding glucosaminidase domain-containing protein, translated as MIKTKFALFIFALLVVSCNSTKPVVRTTSKPKVVSKKQPVTQTKTNPTTTKPNTNTNTSTPTTTKTNSEVNLEATSNVKTYAEEIQSYVSNFKDIAMNNMRVHGIPASITLAQGILESGAGKGKLAMSANNHFGIKCHTGWTGESVKHDDDAAQECFRKYEHPSESYRDHSLFLTSRPRYSSLFKLDKGDYESWAKGLKAAGYATDVKYPDKLIGLIERFELFKYDTEVLGNQPKPVKKEVVVAQGGDFYTIQQGDTLYSLSKRFNLSVDAIKKLNNMSDNTISIGQQIKLK; from the coding sequence ATGATAAAGACTAAATTTGCCCTTTTTATATTCGCGCTTTTAGTGGTAAGTTGTAACAGTACTAAACCAGTTGTAAGAACTACATCTAAGCCTAAAGTAGTTTCAAAAAAGCAACCCGTTACTCAAACAAAAACTAATCCTACAACTACAAAACCAAATACCAATACCAATACATCAACTCCTACTACTACAAAAACGAATTCAGAAGTAAATTTAGAAGCAACTTCTAATGTAAAAACGTATGCTGAAGAAATTCAATCGTATGTAAGCAATTTTAAAGATATTGCTATGAATAATATGAGGGTTCATGGTATTCCAGCTAGTATTACTTTAGCGCAAGGTATTTTAGAATCAGGTGCAGGAAAAGGGAAATTAGCAATGAGTGCTAATAATCATTTTGGTATTAAATGTCATACCGGTTGGACAGGAGAAAGTGTTAAACATGATGATGATGCAGCACAAGAATGTTTTAGAAAATACGAACATCCTTCAGAATCGTATCGAGACCATTCTTTGTTTTTAACTTCACGACCAAGATATTCTAGTTTATTCAAATTAGATAAAGGTGATTATGAGTCTTGGGCAAAAGGATTAAAAGCGGCGGGTTATGCAACTGATGTTAAGTATCCAGATAAATTAATTGGTTTGATTGAACGTTTTGAGTTATTCAAATACGATACTGAAGTTTTAGGAAATCAACCTAAACCTGTTAAAAAAGAAGTTGTAGTGGCTCAAGGTGGCGATTTTTATACTATTCAACAAGGAGATACTTTGTATTCGTTGTCTAAAAGATTCAATTTGTCTGTTGATGCAATAAAAAAATTAAATAATATGTCTGATAATACCATTTCTATTGGACAACAAATCAAGTTAAAATAA
- a CDS encoding 1-aminocyclopropane-1-carboxylate deaminase/D-cysteine desulfhydrase produces MDLINQKILLNLPDGIELFIKREDKLHPIVSGNKFRKLKYNIQEAKKLGHTTLLTFGGAFSNHILAVAGAGAEFGFKTIGVIRGEELASKVNQNPTLFKAKELGMDFYFVSRSVYQEKESESFVIELKDRFGDFYLIPEGGTNKFAIKGCEEILTEEDKQVFSHVVCAVGTGGTFSGLINSSNEKQQLIGFSSLKGAFLSDVIRNFAEKTNWEINDDYHFGGYGKVTDEFIHFLNSFYNQTNIPLDPVYTGKMVFGILEMIKNGYFAPKSKILMIHTGGLQGIKGMNFALQKKNKEIIQYDKD; encoded by the coding sequence ATGGATTTAATCAATCAAAAAATACTACTTAATTTACCTGATGGAATAGAGCTCTTTATAAAAAGAGAAGATAAATTGCATCCTATAGTCTCTGGAAATAAATTCAGAAAACTCAAATACAACATTCAGGAAGCAAAAAAGTTAGGACATACAACATTGTTAACTTTTGGTGGCGCTTTTTCTAATCATATTTTAGCGGTGGCAGGAGCTGGTGCAGAATTTGGTTTTAAGACTATAGGTGTTATAAGGGGAGAAGAGTTGGCTTCTAAAGTAAATCAAAACCCTACTTTGTTCAAAGCGAAAGAATTGGGAATGGATTTTTACTTTGTAAGTAGGTCTGTTTATCAAGAAAAAGAAAGTGAATCTTTTGTAATAGAGTTGAAAGATAGGTTTGGTGATTTTTATCTAATTCCCGAAGGTGGAACAAATAAGTTTGCAATTAAAGGATGCGAAGAAATTTTAACAGAAGAAGATAAACAAGTCTTTTCGCATGTTGTTTGTGCTGTTGGAACTGGAGGTACATTTTCGGGATTAATCAATTCTTCAAATGAAAAACAGCAATTAATTGGATTTTCTTCATTAAAAGGAGCATTTTTATCTGATGTAATTCGTAATTTTGCTGAGAAAACCAATTGGGAAATAAATGATGATTATCATTTTGGAGGATATGGTAAAGTTACAGATGAATTCATTCATTTTTTAAATTCCTTTTATAATCAAACAAATATTCCTTTAGATCCAGTTTATACAGGGAAAATGGTTTTTGGAATTTTGGAAATGATTAAAAATGGATATTTTGCTCCAAAATCAAAAATACTAATGATTCATACTGGAGGTTTACAAGGAATAAAAGGTATGAATTTTGCATTGCAAAAAAAGAATAAAGAAATAATACAATATGATAAAGACTAA
- a CDS encoding T9SS type A sorting domain-containing protein, which translates to MKKIILSTLTFLGSLTAFSQMYVSPNSYVFVNDQFMYVRQDVNLQNNGNFFLRNNSQLLQGSTGAGANTGAGKLSVFQEGTVNNFQYNYWCSPVGNASAAVGNEAFGITMLNRPTGLTTSDPATILATNNYNGTANPLAIAPYWIWKFITSNAYAQWAYVGAATAINAGEGFTMKGTSGTDATIADATENVQNNTGSRQRYDFRGKPNDGTISVPVSNGNFTLVGNPYPSAIDLDAYLLHPANAAVINGQAYFWEQVTVNTHILNQYQGGYGIYNPGTGIYTPAAFWTYDGAGNQGVPAGVGTVFQRKFSPVGQGFMVMGTAAGSVTMQNAFRVFVKEGVATQSQFARTGEVSSTDVYDTSSEFFPEIPNVAGTDYTQIRKGTAPYIRIHAMYNNGGVRPTTIAFLDTATDGFDYGADGRSPSGEAAEFYYVLTDMPHEYVATAVQFDIDKRIPVGFRCTADTNFKVQVKDVVNFDNNQEVYIHDKQSDIYYDIKNGVFDMTMPAGDNRTRFEVTFKNSTLSTPIEEIETMFVVAQNNDNEMLTLYNTQLKDISSLEVYDVTGKLILKKANLGTNPEYDFSTASYSTGVYVVKVATKDNLSVSKKVSVYNK; encoded by the coding sequence ATGAAAAAAATTATACTTTCCACTTTAACCTTTTTGGGTTCGTTAACCGCATTTTCTCAAATGTATGTGAGTCCTAATAGTTACGTATTTGTTAATGATCAGTTCATGTACGTAAGACAAGATGTGAATTTACAGAATAACGGAAATTTCTTTCTTAGAAATAATTCACAGTTATTACAAGGTTCCACTGGTGCTGGGGCAAACACTGGAGCAGGTAAACTTTCAGTTTTTCAGGAAGGTACCGTAAATAATTTTCAATATAATTATTGGTGTTCGCCTGTTGGTAATGCTTCGGCGGCAGTCGGAAATGAAGCTTTCGGAATTACTATGTTAAACCGTCCAACGGGATTGACAACTAGTGATCCTGCAACTATTTTAGCAACAAACAATTATAATGGTACTGCCAATCCTTTGGCAATTGCGCCTTATTGGATTTGGAAATTCATAACGTCTAATGCTTATGCGCAATGGGCTTATGTGGGAGCTGCTACAGCAATCAACGCAGGTGAAGGGTTTACCATGAAAGGGACTTCAGGTACAGATGCTACAATTGCAGATGCAACTGAGAATGTTCAGAACAATACAGGAAGTAGACAACGTTACGATTTTAGAGGAAAACCAAATGACGGTACGATTTCGGTTCCTGTTTCTAATGGTAATTTTACGTTAGTTGGGAATCCGTATCCAAGTGCAATTGATTTAGATGCTTATTTGTTACATCCAGCTAATGCGGCTGTAATTAATGGTCAAGCTTATTTTTGGGAGCAAGTAACGGTTAATACTCATATTTTAAATCAATACCAAGGAGGGTATGGAATTTATAATCCTGGAACTGGGATTTATACTCCTGCAGCTTTTTGGACGTACGATGGTGCTGGAAATCAAGGGGTTCCTGCGGGAGTTGGTACCGTTTTTCAAAGAAAATTTAGTCCAGTAGGACAAGGTTTTATGGTAATGGGTACTGCTGCGGGTAGTGTGACTATGCAAAATGCATTTCGTGTTTTTGTAAAAGAAGGAGTGGCTACTCAGTCGCAATTTGCAAGAACTGGTGAGGTTTCTTCAACTGATGTATATGACACAAGTTCTGAATTTTTTCCTGAAATTCCTAACGTAGCAGGAACAGATTATACTCAAATTAGAAAAGGTACAGCTCCTTATATTAGAATTCATGCCATGTATAATAATGGTGGTGTTCGCCCAACAACTATTGCGTTTTTAGACACTGCTACAGACGGTTTTGATTATGGTGCTGATGGACGCTCTCCTTCAGGTGAAGCTGCAGAATTTTACTATGTATTAACCGATATGCCGCATGAATATGTTGCAACAGCAGTTCAATTTGATATTGATAAAAGAATTCCTGTAGGTTTCAGATGTACTGCTGATACTAACTTTAAAGTTCAAGTTAAAGATGTGGTTAATTTTGACAATAACCAAGAGGTGTACATTCATGACAAACAATCTGATATCTATTACGATATTAAAAATGGTGTTTTTGATATGACAATGCCAGCTGGTGATAATAGAACTCGTTTTGAAGTTACATTTAAAAATTCAACTTTATCAACTCCAATTGAGGAAATTGAAACTATGTTTGTTGTTGCACAAAACAATGACAACGAAATGTTAACTTTATACAATACGCAATTAAAAGATATTTCTTCTTTAGAAGTTTATGATGTAACTGGTAAGCTTATTTTGAAAAAAGCGAATTTAGGGACTAATCCAGAATATGATTTTTCAACAGCAAGTTATAGTACTGGGGTTTATGTTGTAAAAGTGGCTACTAAAGACAATTTAAGCGTTTCTAAGAAAGTATCTGTTTATAACAAATAA